The following coding sequences lie in one Azospirillum humicireducens genomic window:
- a CDS encoding FCD domain-containing protein, translating into MQGTIKPAKLADAIAEHLERLILEGALRPGEKLLAERELAVKLDVSRPSLRDAIAKLEERGLLVTGRGGTHVATFLSQIADPLMTLMRNKPDASFDYLEFRRSIEAAAAGLAAQRATDLDRDGIRAIIARMRAAHGKDDSSEEAEADADLHLAVYEAAHNVVMLHIMRTLSDLLRNDVFYNRADLYSRPGVRELLLQQHLAIADAVLAGDADAASAAADAHVEFTLQTLREIRDHNARVQVSLRRIGRTDLIDSGA; encoded by the coding sequence ATGCAGGGGACGATCAAACCGGCCAAGCTGGCCGACGCCATTGCCGAGCATCTGGAACGGCTGATCCTGGAAGGTGCGCTCCGTCCGGGGGAAAAGCTGCTGGCCGAACGCGAGCTGGCGGTGAAGCTGGACGTGTCGCGCCCGTCGCTGCGCGATGCCATCGCCAAGCTGGAGGAGCGCGGCCTGCTGGTCACCGGGCGCGGCGGCACCCATGTCGCCACCTTCCTGTCGCAGATTGCCGACCCGCTGATGACGCTGATGCGCAACAAGCCGGATGCGTCCTTCGACTATCTGGAGTTCCGCCGCTCCATCGAGGCGGCTGCTGCCGGGCTGGCGGCACAGCGGGCGACCGATCTCGACCGCGACGGCATCCGCGCCATCATCGCCCGCATGCGGGCCGCCCACGGCAAGGACGACAGCTCGGAGGAGGCGGAGGCCGACGCCGACCTGCATCTGGCGGTCTACGAGGCGGCGCACAACGTCGTCATGCTGCACATCATGCGGACCCTGTCCGACCTGCTGCGCAACGACGTGTTCTACAACCGCGCCGACCTCTATTCCCGGCCGGGGGTGCGCGAGCTTCTGCTGCAGCAGCATCTGGCCATCGCCGATGCGGTGCTGGCCGGCGACGCGGATGCGGCGAGTGCGGCGGCCGACGCCCATGTGGAGTTCACGCTGCAGACCCTGCGCGAGATCAGGGACCATAATGCCCGCGTCCAGGTCTCGCTGCGGCGGATCGGGCGCACCGACCTGATCGACAGCGGGGCGTAA
- a CDS encoding FAD-binding and (Fe-S)-binding domain-containing protein, protein MLPSPYDHVLAELQSVIPDARLITDPLRTLAYGTDASFYRLIPKIVALVETEEEVVRLLRITRGHKVPVTFRAAGTSLSGQAVSDSVLVVLGDGWRGCSIGAAAATVTLQPGVIGAEANRRLAPLGRKIGPDPASIATARIGGIAANNASGMCCGTAQNSYRTLESMRLVLADGTVLDTANPDSRSRFRDSHSALLDRLAELGARTRADAALAGRIRDKFRIKNTTGYSLNALVDYEDPIDILQHLMIGSEGTLGFISAITLRTVPEHPHKASALLFFPDIGEACHAVSLLKAAPVDAAELMDRASLRSIQDKPGMPPQIRGFSPEVAAVLVETRAESAAALEANVAEIAAVLADCITIGDTRFTTDAKACEGFWKIRKGLFPAVGAIRQTGTTVIIEDVAFPLPRLAEATRELQALFLRHGYHEAIVFGHALEGNLHFVFTQAFDTQEEIDRYRRFMDEVAILVVSRYDGSLKAEHGTGRNMAPFVEMEWGPQAYGLMKEIKQLFDPDGLLNPGVILNGDPEAHLKNLKPLPPADPLVDTCIECGFCEPTCPSHRLTLSPRQRIVGRREMARLVAAGDDAPRLAEIATAYDYQGIDTCAACGLCATACPVGIETGLLIKSMRGGRRGAVARKTGALVADHMEGTLGLARTGLRLADLARRTVGHGATQAAARILTGGNLPALPRSMPTAATFTAHSDIPSDDLPTVVYAPSCVSRTMGPAAADPQQRPLPEVVESVMRKAGFRILYPEAADGQCCGMPLESKGLTEAADAKADAMLAVLSKASRGGRYPVVMDTSPCALRLKKRLTDAGLRILDVAEFLSEFALPRLDIAKTAEPVMLHLTCSTRRMGLDGALTAVAKACAETVVVPPDVGCCGFAGDKGFTTPELNAHALRHLPAAVPDGCASGYSTSRTCEIGLSDKAGVPYRSIVYLVDTCTTAKVEEKLRVAEPAF, encoded by the coding sequence ATGCTGCCTTCTCCTTACGACCATGTGCTGGCCGAGCTTCAGTCCGTCATTCCTGATGCGCGGCTGATCACCGATCCGCTGCGCACGCTGGCCTACGGCACCGACGCCAGCTTCTACCGCCTGATCCCCAAGATCGTGGCGCTGGTGGAGACGGAGGAGGAGGTGGTGCGGCTGCTGCGCATCACCCGAGGCCACAAGGTGCCGGTGACCTTCCGCGCCGCCGGCACCAGCCTGTCGGGGCAGGCGGTCAGCGACAGCGTCCTGGTGGTGCTGGGCGACGGCTGGCGCGGCTGCAGCATCGGCGCCGCCGCGGCCACCGTCACCCTGCAGCCCGGCGTGATCGGGGCGGAGGCGAACCGGCGCCTCGCCCCGCTCGGGCGCAAGATCGGTCCCGACCCGGCCTCCATCGCCACCGCCAGGATCGGCGGCATCGCCGCCAACAACGCCAGCGGCATGTGCTGCGGCACCGCCCAGAACAGCTACCGCACGCTGGAGTCGATGCGGCTGGTGCTGGCCGACGGCACGGTTCTGGACACCGCCAACCCGGACAGCCGCAGCCGTTTCCGCGACAGCCACAGCGCACTGCTCGACCGGCTGGCGGAACTCGGTGCCCGCACCCGCGCCGACGCGGCACTGGCGGGCCGCATCCGCGACAAGTTCCGCATCAAGAACACCACCGGCTACAGCCTGAACGCGCTGGTCGACTATGAAGACCCCATCGACATCCTCCAGCACCTGATGATCGGGTCGGAGGGGACGCTTGGCTTCATCTCCGCCATCACGCTGCGCACCGTGCCAGAGCATCCGCACAAGGCCAGCGCCCTGCTGTTCTTCCCCGACATCGGCGAGGCCTGCCACGCCGTGTCCTTGCTGAAGGCCGCCCCGGTCGATGCGGCGGAGCTGATGGACCGCGCCTCGCTCCGCTCCATCCAGGACAAGCCGGGCATGCCGCCGCAGATCCGCGGCTTCAGCCCCGAGGTGGCGGCGGTGCTGGTGGAGACCCGTGCCGAGAGTGCCGCCGCCCTGGAGGCCAATGTGGCGGAGATCGCCGCCGTGCTGGCCGACTGCATCACCATCGGCGACACCCGCTTCACCACCGACGCCAAGGCCTGCGAAGGCTTCTGGAAGATCCGCAAGGGCCTGTTCCCGGCGGTCGGCGCCATCCGTCAGACCGGCACCACCGTCATCATCGAAGACGTGGCATTTCCCCTGCCCCGGCTGGCCGAAGCGACGCGCGAGCTGCAGGCGCTGTTCCTCCGCCACGGCTATCACGAGGCGATCGTCTTCGGCCACGCGCTGGAAGGAAACCTGCACTTTGTCTTCACCCAGGCCTTCGATACGCAGGAGGAGATCGACCGCTACCGCCGCTTCATGGACGAAGTCGCTATTCTGGTGGTCAGCCGCTATGACGGCTCGCTGAAGGCGGAACACGGCACCGGCCGCAACATGGCCCCCTTCGTCGAGATGGAATGGGGGCCCCAGGCCTACGGGCTGATGAAGGAGATCAAGCAGCTTTTCGACCCCGACGGGCTGCTGAACCCCGGCGTCATCCTGAACGGGGATCCCGAGGCGCACCTGAAGAACCTGAAGCCGCTGCCCCCCGCCGACCCGCTGGTCGACACCTGCATCGAATGCGGCTTCTGCGAGCCGACCTGCCCCTCCCACCGCCTCACCCTGTCGCCGCGCCAGCGCATCGTCGGCCGGCGCGAGATGGCGCGGCTGGTGGCTGCCGGCGACGACGCCCCCCGTCTGGCCGAGATCGCCACCGCCTACGATTACCAGGGCATCGACACCTGCGCGGCCTGCGGCCTGTGCGCCACCGCCTGCCCGGTCGGGATCGAGACCGGGCTGCTGATCAAGTCCATGCGCGGCGGTCGCCGCGGCGCGGTGGCCCGCAAGACGGGGGCGCTGGTCGCCGACCATATGGAAGGCACGCTGGGCCTCGCCCGCACCGGCCTGCGGCTGGCCGACCTCGCCCGCCGCACGGTCGGGCATGGTGCCACCCAGGCAGCGGCCCGCATCCTGACCGGCGGCAACCTGCCGGCTTTGCCCCGCAGCATGCCGACCGCTGCGACCTTTACCGCACACTCGGACATCCCCAGCGACGACCTGCCGACGGTGGTCTACGCCCCCAGCTGCGTCAGCCGGACCATGGGTCCCGCCGCCGCGGACCCGCAGCAGCGCCCCCTGCCCGAAGTCGTCGAATCGGTGATGCGCAAGGCCGGCTTCCGTATCCTCTATCCTGAGGCGGCGGACGGCCAGTGCTGCGGTATGCCGCTGGAGAGCAAGGGGTTGACCGAGGCGGCCGACGCCAAGGCGGACGCCATGCTGGCCGTGCTGTCGAAGGCGAGCCGGGGCGGCCGGTATCCGGTGGTGATGGACACCAGCCCTTGCGCCCTGCGCCTGAAGAAGCGGCTGACCGACGCGGGCTTGCGCATCCTCGACGTTGCGGAATTCCTCAGCGAGTTCGCCCTGCCCCGCCTGGACATCGCGAAGACGGCGGAGCCGGTGATGCTGCACCTGACCTGCTCCACCCGCCGCATGGGTCTGGACGGGGCCTTGACCGCGGTGGCGAAGGCCTGTGCCGAGACGGTGGTGGTGCCGCCCGACGTCGGTTGCTGCGGCTTCGCCGGCGACAAGGGCTTCACCACGCCGGAGCTGAACGCCCACGCGCTGCGCCACCTGCCGGCCGCGGTGCCGGACGGCTGCGCATCGGGCTACTCCACCAGCCGCACCTGCGAGATCGGCCTGTCCGACAAGGCGGGCGTGCCCTACCGCTCCATCGTCTATCTGGTCGACACCTGCACGACGGCGAAGGTGGAGGAGAAGCTGCGGGTGGCAGAACCCGCCTTCTGA
- a CDS encoding sigma-54-dependent transcriptional regulator has translation MSSAKKHRILLIEDTVPLAKLYIEFLRADAQEVVHCTRGREALDAAAASPPDAVILDLKLPDMDGLEVLKALHARDPSVSVVIITAHGSIDLAVEAMKLGAFDFIVKPFNADRLNLTLRNALERRTLARMVEGYRKDLDRGRFHGFIGSSPEMQAVYRTIESVAASRANVFITGESGTGKEVAAQAIHRASPRRDRAFIALNCAAIPKELLESEIFGHVKGAFTGAAGDRPGAALLADGGTLFLDEICEMPVELQSKLLRFVQTGTVNPVGSGREERVDVRFVAATNRDPLAEVQAGRFREDLYYRLHVIPLALPPLRDRGDDVIEIARSFLIDYAREEGKSLAAFAPEVEARLRAHDWPGNVRQLQNVLRNVVVLNDGPQVVPEMLPPLTGAAGIAATSSDAGAPAGGVREEDGAVLPLWQVEKEMILKALRLSGDDVPRAALMLEISPSTIYRKLQQWRAADGVAAQGNAA, from the coding sequence GTGTCCTCCGCCAAGAAGCACCGCATCCTGCTGATCGAGGATACGGTCCCGCTCGCCAAGCTGTATATCGAGTTCCTGCGTGCGGACGCCCAGGAGGTCGTGCATTGCACCCGCGGGCGCGAGGCGCTGGACGCGGCGGCGGCATCGCCGCCCGACGCGGTGATCCTGGACCTGAAGCTGCCGGACATGGACGGGCTGGAGGTGCTGAAGGCCCTGCATGCCCGCGACCCGAGCGTGTCGGTGGTCATCATCACCGCCCACGGCTCCATCGATCTGGCGGTGGAGGCGATGAAGCTGGGCGCCTTCGACTTCATCGTGAAACCCTTCAATGCCGACCGGCTGAACCTGACCCTGCGCAACGCGCTGGAGCGGCGGACGCTGGCGCGGATGGTGGAGGGATACCGCAAGGATCTCGACCGCGGGCGCTTCCACGGCTTCATCGGCAGCTCGCCCGAGATGCAGGCGGTCTACCGCACCATCGAAAGCGTGGCGGCCAGCCGGGCCAACGTGTTCATCACCGGAGAGAGCGGGACCGGCAAGGAGGTGGCGGCCCAGGCCATCCACCGTGCCAGCCCGCGCCGCGACCGCGCCTTCATCGCGCTGAACTGTGCCGCCATTCCGAAGGAGCTGCTGGAATCGGAGATTTTCGGCCATGTGAAGGGTGCCTTCACCGGAGCGGCGGGCGACCGGCCGGGGGCGGCGCTGCTGGCCGACGGCGGCACGCTGTTCCTGGACGAGATCTGCGAGATGCCGGTGGAGCTGCAGAGCAAGCTGCTGCGCTTCGTCCAGACCGGCACCGTCAATCCGGTGGGCAGCGGGCGGGAGGAGCGGGTGGATGTGCGCTTCGTCGCCGCCACCAACCGTGATCCGCTGGCCGAGGTGCAGGCCGGCCGGTTCCGCGAGGATCTCTACTACCGGCTGCACGTCATTCCGCTCGCCCTGCCGCCGCTGCGCGACCGCGGCGACGACGTGATCGAGATCGCCCGCTCCTTCCTGATCGATTACGCGCGGGAAGAGGGGAAGTCCCTGGCCGCCTTCGCTCCGGAGGTGGAGGCGCGGCTGCGCGCCCATGACTGGCCGGGCAACGTCCGGCAGCTTCAGAATGTCCTCCGCAACGTGGTCGTGTTGAACGACGGACCGCAGGTGGTGCCGGAGATGCTGCCGCCCCTGACCGGTGCCGCCGGGATCGCTGCCACCTCCTCCGATGCCGGGGCCCCGGCTGGTGGCGTCCGGGAGGAGGACGGCGCGGTCCTTCCGCTGTGGCAGGTGGAGAAGGAGATGATCCTGAAGGCCCTGCGGCTGAGCGGCGACGACGTGCCGCGCGCCGCCCTGATGCTGGAGATCAGCCCCTCCACCATCTACCGCAAGCTGCAGCAGTGGCGCGCCGCCGACGGGGTTGCCGCCCAGGGGAATGCCGCGTGA
- a CDS encoding response regulator yields the protein MSGRRAGEVPAALPRDEERRLAVLESYCVLDTPAESGFDNITRLAQHFFGTRIALVSLIDRNRQWFKSRIGLDVEETHRDLAFCAHAILDDGVLVVPDATKDPRFAGNPLVTGDPHIRFYAGAPLVADGFKLGTLCVIDDTPRGGFDAREAETLTQLARLVVDELELRREVTRRQLAEAELRDRSRLLNLAEEIGQFGHWYIDFVTDTRRWSDEVYRIMGLSPQDGPPTVDMSRGAYHPDDLPTLAALVQRARTTGEGFSTEARVIRPDGTLRHVFIRGMAEWGEAGRPIGLLGVVQDITDAKREEAELRSNRELLALTVQATRDGIWDWALDTGAIWFSPTWKEQLGYRDDELENSLDMWAGLIFEEDRTAALEMVRAYNAGLIPKFEAVQRFRHKQGHTVYILSRAIHIRDAEGRVVRMVGAHTDISRDKMTEEELRLAKQTLDDAIEAVPEGLAYFDADDRLILCNQRYRDAHPLTAPLLTPGRSFEEILRTAIANGEFAANPDGPSDEAWIRAELAQHRNPGPPFERELPDGRWILVAENRTSSGALVCTRTDITERKRFEAELQRQAADMCALAEGLDAAREEADALRARAEAATQAKSEFLAAMSHEIRTPMNGIMGMTELLFDTALTAEQHQFAQAIRSSSNALLTIINDILDISKLEAGRVTIETLPFDPADLVEGVVELLTPRAHEKGIEIGFYIDPLLRRTLLGDPTRIRQILVNLVGNAVKFTDRGSVAVELEALDATEAHLVLRITVTDTGIGIPAEALPTLFNKFQQVDGSITRKFGGTGLGLAICRQLSELMGGSIAVESRLGAGSRFQVDLPLALLDEALPPAEQPLAGRRALVVDDLAVNRRVLAAMLDSLGARPTAVDNGPDALEELRRAVAGGRPFDVVLVDHTMPGMGGDALLAAIAGNPMLAGTRRVLIAGLGPAARGDCGTVPGLVDAILNRPLRQSALACCLTGLFQAAAPPSSADRLAAEGQPADRSEEPARSGRILLAEDNRTNQLFATTLLRKLGYTVEVAEDGEQAVAAACRGGVDLVLMDVQMPGMDGLEAAQAIRARGGRFAGLPIIALTADAMPGTRELCLRAGMSDYLTKPISRAGLLAALDRWMAEAGSDSLPAAADADGAGGTGEEAGGDDGEVLDEAVLADLVATVGADNLSLIVESFLDDVSRRLERLSAMARTAPAGTLDMRALAGEAHDLSSLAGSFGGMAVMHLAWRMEVICRNGDTAQAGQLLPVLLREAARLERSLRERTGVQQPAA from the coding sequence GTGAGCGGGCGTAGGGCTGGCGAGGTTCCGGCGGCGCTGCCGCGCGACGAGGAGCGGCGTCTGGCGGTTCTGGAATCGTACTGCGTCCTCGATACCCCGGCGGAGTCCGGCTTCGACAACATCACCCGGCTTGCCCAGCATTTCTTCGGCACGCGCATCGCGCTGGTCTCGCTGATCGACCGGAACCGGCAGTGGTTCAAGAGCCGCATCGGGCTGGACGTCGAGGAGACGCACCGCGACCTTGCCTTCTGCGCCCATGCCATCCTCGACGACGGTGTCCTGGTGGTGCCGGACGCAACGAAGGACCCGCGCTTCGCCGGCAATCCGCTGGTCACCGGTGATCCCCACATCCGCTTCTATGCCGGCGCGCCGCTGGTGGCGGACGGCTTCAAGCTGGGCACCCTGTGCGTGATCGACGATACTCCCCGCGGCGGGTTCGACGCGCGGGAGGCGGAAACCCTGACCCAGCTCGCCCGGCTGGTGGTGGACGAGCTGGAGCTCCGCCGCGAGGTGACCCGCCGCCAGCTGGCGGAAGCGGAATTGCGCGACCGCTCCCGTCTGTTGAATCTGGCCGAGGAGATCGGCCAGTTCGGGCACTGGTACATCGACTTCGTCACCGACACCCGCCGCTGGTCGGACGAGGTCTACCGCATCATGGGGCTGAGTCCGCAGGACGGTCCGCCGACGGTGGACATGTCGCGCGGCGCCTACCACCCCGACGACCTGCCGACTCTCGCCGCCCTGGTTCAGCGGGCGCGGACGACCGGCGAGGGCTTCTCGACCGAGGCACGGGTCATCCGGCCCGACGGCACGCTGCGCCACGTCTTCATCCGCGGCATGGCCGAATGGGGGGAGGCCGGCCGGCCGATCGGGCTGCTGGGCGTGGTGCAGGACATCACCGACGCCAAGCGGGAAGAGGCTGAACTGCGGTCGAACCGCGAACTGCTGGCCCTCACCGTCCAGGCGACGCGGGACGGCATCTGGGACTGGGCGCTCGACACCGGCGCCATCTGGTTCTCCCCGACCTGGAAGGAGCAGCTGGGCTACCGCGACGACGAGCTGGAGAACAGCCTGGACATGTGGGCGGGCCTGATCTTCGAGGAGGACCGGACCGCGGCCCTGGAGATGGTGCGGGCCTACAATGCCGGCCTGATCCCGAAATTCGAGGCGGTGCAGCGCTTCCGGCACAAGCAGGGACACACCGTCTACATCCTGAGCCGCGCCATCCACATCCGCGATGCCGAGGGGCGGGTGGTGCGCATGGTCGGCGCCCATACCGACATCTCGCGCGACAAGATGACGGAGGAGGAGCTCCGTCTCGCCAAGCAGACCCTGGACGACGCCATCGAGGCGGTACCGGAGGGGCTGGCCTATTTCGACGCCGACGACCGGCTGATCCTGTGCAACCAGCGCTACCGCGACGCGCATCCCCTGACCGCACCACTGCTGACCCCTGGCCGTTCCTTCGAGGAGATCCTGCGCACGGCGATCGCCAACGGCGAATTCGCGGCCAACCCGGACGGTCCGAGCGACGAGGCGTGGATCCGGGCGGAGCTGGCCCAGCACCGCAATCCCGGCCCGCCCTTCGAGCGGGAGCTGCCCGACGGCCGCTGGATCCTGGTGGCGGAGAACCGGACCAGCAGCGGGGCGCTGGTGTGCACCCGCACCGACATCACCGAACGCAAGCGCTTCGAGGCGGAGCTGCAGCGTCAGGCGGCCGACATGTGCGCGCTGGCCGAAGGGCTGGACGCCGCCCGCGAGGAGGCCGATGCCCTGCGCGCCCGGGCGGAGGCGGCGACCCAGGCGAAGTCGGAATTCCTGGCGGCGATGAGCCACGAGATCCGCACGCCGATGAACGGCATCATGGGCATGACCGAGCTGCTGTTCGACACCGCGCTGACGGCGGAGCAGCACCAGTTCGCCCAGGCCATCCGCAGCTCCTCCAACGCGCTGCTGACCATCATCAACGACATCCTCGACATCTCGAAGCTGGAAGCCGGCCGCGTCACCATCGAGACGCTGCCCTTCGATCCGGCCGATCTGGTGGAGGGGGTGGTGGAGCTGCTGACCCCCCGCGCCCACGAAAAAGGGATCGAGATCGGCTTCTACATCGACCCGCTCCTGCGCCGCACCCTGCTGGGCGATCCCACGCGCATCCGGCAGATCCTGGTCAATCTGGTCGGCAACGCGGTGAAGTTCACCGATCGGGGCTCGGTCGCCGTGGAGCTGGAGGCGCTGGACGCCACCGAGGCGCATCTGGTGCTTCGCATCACCGTGACCGACACCGGGATCGGCATCCCGGCAGAGGCGCTGCCCACCCTGTTCAACAAGTTCCAGCAGGTCGACGGGTCGATCACCCGCAAGTTCGGCGGAACCGGGCTGGGGCTGGCGATCTGCCGCCAGCTCTCGGAACTGATGGGAGGAAGCATCGCGGTGGAAAGCCGCCTGGGGGCCGGCAGCCGCTTCCAGGTCGATCTGCCGCTGGCACTGCTCGACGAGGCGCTCCCGCCGGCCGAACAGCCGCTGGCCGGGCGCCGCGCTTTGGTGGTGGACGATCTGGCGGTCAACCGCCGGGTGCTGGCGGCGATGCTCGACAGCCTGGGCGCCCGCCCGACGGCGGTGGACAACGGCCCCGATGCGCTGGAGGAACTGCGCCGTGCGGTGGCCGGTGGCAGGCCCTTCGACGTGGTGCTGGTGGACCACACCATGCCGGGCATGGGCGGCGACGCCCTGCTCGCGGCCATTGCCGGCAATCCGATGCTGGCCGGCACCAGACGCGTGCTGATCGCCGGATTGGGACCGGCGGCGCGGGGCGACTGCGGAACGGTCCCCGGACTGGTCGATGCCATCCTCAACCGTCCGCTGCGCCAGAGTGCATTGGCCTGTTGCCTGACCGGCCTGTTCCAGGCGGCGGCACCGCCGTCTTCGGCGGACAGGCTGGCCGCCGAGGGGCAGCCCGCCGACCGCAGCGAGGAGCCGGCGCGCAGCGGCCGCATCCTGCTGGCGGAGGACAACCGCACCAACCAGCTGTTCGCCACCACCCTGCTGCGCAAGCTGGGTTACACGGTCGAAGTGGCGGAGGATGGGGAGCAGGCGGTGGCGGCGGCCTGCCGCGGCGGCGTCGATCTGGTGCTGATGGACGTGCAGATGCCGGGCATGGACGGGCTGGAGGCCGCGCAGGCGATCCGTGCCCGCGGCGGGCGGTTCGCCGGCCTGCCGATCATCGCCCTGACCGCCGACGCCATGCCGGGCACGCGCGAACTCTGTCTGCGCGCGGGCATGAGCGACTATCTCACCAAGCCGATCAGCCGCGCCGGGCTTCTGGCGGCGTTGGACCGCTGGATGGCGGAGGCCGGGTCCGACAGTTTGCCCGCCGCGGCGGATGCCGATGGTGCCGGCGGCACTGGCGAAGAGGCTGGCGGCGATGACGGCGAGGTGCTGGACGAGGCGGTGCTGGCCGATCTGGTCGCGACGGTGGGTGCCGACAACCTCAGCCTGATCGTCGAGAGCTTCCTCGACGACGTGTCCCGCCGGCTGGAACGGCTGTCGGCGATGGCGCGCACGGCTCCGGCCGGCACCCTCGACATGCGGGCGCTGGCGGGGGAGGCGCACGATCTCTCCAGCCTTGCCGGCAGTTTCGGCGGGATGGCGGTCATGCATCTCGCCTGGCGGATGGAGGTGATCTGCCGCAACGGCGACACCGCGCAGGCCGGCCAGCTTCTGCCGGTGCTGCTGCGCGAGGCCGCGCGTCTGGAGCGTTCCTTGCGCGAGCGCACCGGCGTGCAGCAACCGGCGGCCTGA
- a CDS encoding L-lactate permease, producing MSWSQVYDPMNNMWLSTFFASLPVLVMLGGLGIFHMKAHRAALLGLAAALLVAVAVFGMPVAMAGKTALLGAAYGLLPIGWIVVNIIFLYHLTEQRGQFKILQESITGITNDRRLQLLLIAFCFGAFFEGAAGFGTPVAVTGAMLIGLGFTPLAASGLSLIANTAPVAYGALGTPVIALAAVTGLPLLDLSAMIGRQLPFFSVLVPFWLIVAFAGWRGMVQIWPAILVAGVSFAVPQFLVSNYHGPWLVDVAAAIVSLVCVTLFLKVWHPKAIWHTAGGASALTQAVGAAVVQGEARRSHGYSAAEVRRAWTPWAILSVVVFLWGIPEVKAFLDGISIFKFPIEGLHNMILRVPPVVPKAHPEAAVYTLNWLSATGTGIFIAAVISGFVMGYSPAAMLKTYGHTLYAIRNSLLTISAMLALGYTTRFSGLDTTLGLAFANSGFLYPFFGTFLGWLGVALTGSDTASNVLFGSLQKVSSEQLGLPPTLMAAANSSGGVMGKMIDAQSIVVAAVATKWHGHEGKILRYVIWHSLALTTLVGLLVMAQAYLWPFTEMVIGR from the coding sequence ATGAGCTGGTCGCAAGTCTACGACCCGATGAACAACATGTGGCTGTCGACGTTCTTCGCGTCGCTGCCGGTCCTGGTGATGCTGGGCGGTCTCGGCATCTTCCATATGAAGGCGCACCGCGCCGCCCTGCTGGGTCTGGCGGCGGCGTTGCTGGTGGCCGTCGCCGTGTTCGGCATGCCGGTGGCGATGGCGGGAAAGACCGCGTTGCTGGGTGCGGCTTACGGCCTGTTGCCGATCGGCTGGATCGTCGTCAACATCATCTTCCTCTATCACCTGACCGAGCAGCGCGGGCAGTTCAAGATCCTGCAGGAAAGCATCACCGGCATCACCAACGACCGCCGGCTCCAGCTTCTGCTGATCGCCTTCTGCTTCGGTGCCTTCTTCGAGGGTGCGGCGGGCTTCGGCACTCCGGTGGCTGTGACCGGCGCCATGCTGATCGGCCTGGGCTTCACCCCGCTGGCGGCCTCGGGCCTGTCGCTGATCGCCAACACCGCCCCGGTCGCCTACGGCGCGCTCGGCACGCCGGTGATCGCGCTGGCCGCCGTCACCGGCCTGCCCCTGCTCGACCTGTCGGCGATGATCGGCCGGCAGCTTCCCTTCTTCTCGGTGCTGGTGCCCTTCTGGCTGATCGTCGCCTTCGCCGGCTGGCGCGGCATGGTCCAGATCTGGCCGGCCATCCTGGTCGCCGGCGTGTCCTTCGCCGTTCCGCAGTTCCTGGTATCCAACTACCACGGCCCCTGGCTGGTGGACGTCGCCGCTGCCATCGTCTCGCTGGTCTGCGTCACGCTGTTCCTGAAGGTCTGGCACCCGAAGGCGATCTGGCACACCGCCGGCGGGGCATCCGCCCTGACGCAGGCCGTCGGCGCCGCGGTGGTCCAGGGCGAGGCGCGCCGCAGCCACGGCTACAGCGCCGCCGAGGTCCGCCGCGCCTGGACGCCCTGGGCGATCCTCAGCGTCGTCGTCTTCCTGTGGGGCATCCCGGAGGTCAAGGCCTTCCTCGACGGCATCTCGATCTTCAAGTTCCCGATCGAGGGCCTGCACAACATGATCCTGCGCGTTCCCCCGGTGGTGCCCAAGGCCCATCCGGAGGCCGCCGTCTACACCCTGAACTGGCTGTCGGCCACCGGCACCGGCATCTTCATTGCCGCCGTCATCTCCGGCTTCGTGATGGGCTACTCGCCGGCCGCGATGCTGAAGACGTACGGCCACACGCTGTACGCCATCCGCAACTCGCTGTTGACCATCTCCGCCATGCTGGCATTGGGCTACACCACCCGCTTCTCGGGCCTGGACACCACGCTGGGCCTCGCCTTCGCCAACTCCGGCTTCCTCTACCCGTTCTTCGGCACCTTCCTGGGCTGGCTGGGCGTGGCTTTGACCGGGTCGGACACGGCGTCCAACGTTCTGTTCGGCAGCCTGCAGAAGGTGTCGTCGGAGCAGCTCGGCCTGCCGCCGACGCTGATGGCCGCCGCCAACAGCTCGGGCGGCGTGATGGGCAAGATGATCGACGCCCAGAGCATCGTCGTCGCCGCCGTCGCCACCAAATGGCACGGTCATGAGGGCAAGATCCTGCGCTACGTCATCTGGCACTCGCTGGCGCTGACCACGCTGGTCGGCCTGCTGGTGATGGCGCAGGCCTATCTGTGGCCCTTCACCGAGATGGTCATCGGCCGCTGA